In Nostoc edaphicum CCNP1411, the sequence GCGAGTGGTATGCTTTACCGCAATCACCCCAGCTATTTAAACAATTGCTGATGGTATCCGGTTTAGACAGATATTATCAAATTGCCCGTTGTTTTCGTGACGAAGATTTACGCGCTGACAGACAACCGGAATTCACCCAGTTGGACATGGAAATGAGCTTCATGTCCCAAGAAGAAATTATTGAACTAAATGAGAACTTAGTTTGCCATATCTTCAAAACAGTTAAAGGCATTGAGTTACAGCGTCCTTTCCCTCGTCTCACTTATGCTGAGGGAATGGAACGCTATGGGAGTGATAAACCAGATACCCGCTATGGTTTGGAATTAGCTGATGTCTCAGATATTGTGAAAGAGTCAGGTTTCAAAGTCTTTCGAGACACTGTTACCAATGGTGGTATCGTCAAAATCTTACCCATTCCCAACGGTAACGATGTAATTTCTAATGTCCGAATTAAACCAGGTGGCGATTTATTCAAAGAAGCCAGTGAAGCCGGTGCTAGAGGTTTAGCTTATATCCGTGTTAGGGATGATGGCGAAATTGACACCATTGGCGCTATTAAAGACAACCTCAGCGAAGAACAAAAACAAGAAATTTTGCGCCGTACAGGTGCAAAAGCTGGACATTTGCTGTTGTTTGGGGCTGGTGATGCTGCTACAGTTAATAAAACTTTAGATAGATTACGACAAGCGATCGCTAAAGAATTTGGTTTAATTGATCCAGAAAAAATCAACTTACTCTGGATTACAGATTTCCCAATGTTTGAGTGGAATGCTGACGAAAAGCGTCTAGAAGCATTGCACCACCCATTTACAGCACCGCATCCCGATGATTTGAGCGACTTAAAGACTGCACGCGCCCAAGCTTACGACTTAGTACTTAACGGCGTAGAAGTTGGCGGCGGAAGTCTGCGGATTTATCAGCGAGAAATTCAACAGCAAGTATTTGAAGCAATTGGATTATCTCCTGAAGAAGCACAAAGTAAATTTGGCTTTCTCTTAGAAGCATTTGAATATGGTACACCGCCGCATGGTGGCATTGCCTACGGTTTAGATCGTTTGGTAATGTTGCTAGCTGGAGAAGAATCTATTCGAGATGTCATTGCTTTTCCGAAGACACAACAAGCACGTTGTTTGTTAACAGATGCACCTTCGAGTGTAGATGCTAAACAATTGAAGGAATTGCACGTTGCTTCGACTTATAAACCAAAGTCTTAACAAAGCGCAAGGGGAGCACAGAAAGTTAAAGTAAGCCTTTATAGCTCAGTTCCTCTCTAACTATTCTGTTATGTTTATTATGCTCCCTTTGCCTTTCATCAATTGCTGAACTGTATTCTAATGGAGTCTCTAAACACTCTAAGTGTTCTTTTTCTCCATTTTCATAAATTATGATGTGACGATCATTGGTCATTCTATGCATAGCGTAAAACTCAAGGTACTCAGCATCATCTTTTATCCCAAAAATAAAATTTATCTTCCAACCAGATTGAAAAATTGAACCTTTCTGACGCTTTTGTATATTCTCTTCTGGCAAAGTAATTTTCCATTTAGAAAAATGTTTATTAAATTCATTTGTAATTACATCCATGTTTCACTCATTAGCCAAAGTCCTAGCATAAATCATAAGAGGTTGTTTGAAAAGTAGTTAGCTGTGATTTTAGTCACTTGTTGATTCCCCCTAACCCCCCTTAAAAAGCTACGGTGTATACACAAGTATGAAATAGCTGATTAACCAAGGGTTTACCCCACCCTAACCCTCCCCTTGCAAAGGGGAGGGAACTAAATTTTCTTGTTTCCCCCCTTGGCAAGGGGGGATTAAGGGGGGTAATTTGACTTGTGTATACACCGTAGCCTAAAAAAGGGGGGAACCGGAATTAAAGTCCCCCTTTTTAAGGGGGATTTAGGGGGATCTAGAACGTTTTGCTACCAGCAAGAGGACTTTTCAAACATACTCTAAGTAGGGTGGGCAATGCCCACCAATTACTTTGATTGAGAAAGCAAATATTTTTCTTGATTTCATCTCCCATTTCCCTTAAATTAGCAGTATTGGGTATAAACTGCATTGAAGTGATGAGGACACTCAATGGAAGTTTTCTTAGCTAATATTAATCATATTGAAAGTATTTCAGTACTATTTGATCGGTATCGTATTTTTTACAATCAGCCATCAAACCTTGAAGCTGCTAAAAAGTTTCTCAAAGAACGTTTCCAGAATAATGACTCGGTAATATTTGCAGCTAATGACAATGGAGAATTAGTTGGATTTACTCAGCTTTATCCCAGCTTTTCTTCAGTGTCAATGAAACGAATATGGATATTGAACGATTTGTATGTGGAAGAGTCGTATCGCCGCAAGGGAATTGCAAAGTTATTGATGAGTGTTGCGGAAAAATATGCACAAGAAAGTGGAGCCATTCGAGTAATTTTAGCTACTCAAATTTCTAACATAACTGCGCAAAAACTCTATGAAGCGCGAGATTACATTAAGAACGAAGAGTTTTACCATTACGCTTTACCATTGCAGTAGTGGCATGATTTGAAAAGAAAAAACCCGCCGTAGCGGGTTAAACAACAAAACTATGAACAATGAAAACTTGATTTAACTGGAATATCTCATTTCAGCTTCCAGTTGACGAATCAGCTGTTCGTCGCCTTTTGCTCTGGCTATTTCTAAGCGATGCTCTAGGCTTTTTTGAATATTCGCTCTGTGAGTTTCTCGTGCTTTGCTCACACTTTGTAGTCTATTTTGATTCATAGTGATTACCTGGTTTAATTTTTCACTTTATTGTCTTGTCTTCTTAACATAACATATATTTTGTAGCTGTTGCTACAGAAAATATATTTTTTATATAATTTTACCAAAATATGTCTAATAGACAGATAGATCAACAACCACCCGTGACTTTACTAAGCGATTTCGGCGATCGCGATGTTTATGTAGGCATAATGAAGGGAGTCATAGCCCAAATCAACTCCAGACTGAGGGTAGTAGACTTAACACACCAAATTCCGCCGCAAGATGTCGCAGCAGCCAGGTTTAGCCTAATGAATGCTTATCCCTATTTCCCAGTGGGGACAGTGCATGTAGCAGTAGTAGATCCGGGTGTGGGAAGCAAACGACGAGCGATCGCAGTAGAATTTGCTCAAGGGTTTCTCGTAGGCCCAGATAATGGTATATTCAGCGGCGTACTCAGTCAAAGTCCAGCGATCGCAGCCGTCGAACTCACAAATCTTAACTATTGGCGAACTCCTCAACCAAGCAAGACTTTTCACGGTAGGGATATCTTTGCATCAGTGGGAGCTAATCTTGCTAGTGGTGTGTCCCTCAAACAGCTAGGAAAAGAAATTGATCCAGCAAGTTTGGTCAAACTAGATATAGATAAGTGCAAGCAGACAACCAATGGTGTAGCGGGTTGCATTCAATATATTGACCACTTTGGCAACCTAGTCAGCAACATTCCAGAGAGTTACGTCCAAGGCAAAACTTGGTGTGTGCAAGCCGCCGGGTTGAATATACCAGGCTGTGAAACTTACAGTGATGTCAAGGTGGGAGAGATAATAGCTTTAGTTGGCAGTCACGGCTGGGTAGAAATTGCCATTAATCGCGGCAATGCTCACTCACAGTTACAGATTAATTTACAAGATGCTCTACAAGTCTTGTTTTTATAAGACTTTAATTGCAATAAAGCAACTGCTGAAAGACATAAGTTTAGAAATGGTGACATTAAGTTCGTTTCATTGCTCATAATAATAAAAGTAACCCTTGAGCAATTTCTTGTTGTACTCTACTAGAGAATCATAATTATATTCTTAACTATGACTACACAAACACTCTCAGCACCAGAAGTTTATCAAGGCCAGTTTGGAGAATTTACAATTACTCAGAGCGATCGCACTGGCGTAATTATCTACCGCGCTGGGTTAATGGTAGCAGCACTGAGCTTTGCCATCGGCAGCGCTTTGATTTTATTCAACAATAACCCGACCGTTTTCACCATACTGACACCTCTATATGCTTGTTTTAGTCTCGCCCTTGGTGTAAGTTTATTTACCATTCATATCTACATGGCATCACTGCACCGAACTTTGCAAGTTTTTTGGGCGATCGGTACTATCGCATCAGTGATATTGACAATCTCTAGTAGTGAACCTTTGGCTCTTACTGTTTATAATCAGCCGATTACCTTATTCGGAGTTGGTTTTATCTTCGTTGCTTTGACAGGTATTTATTTTAAAGAGGCTTTTTGCTTCAATCGCCTGGAAACCAAAATATTAACCCCAATAGTACCGCTACTATTATTAGGACATTTGGTGGGAATCTTACCAACTCAAGGAGAAAGTATTTTATTAGGAATTTGGGCGACATTATTTTTAGTGTTTGCTCTGCGAAAGACAGTACAAGAAATTCCTGCGGATATTGGAGATAAGTCTGTATTTACCTACTTAAAAGAACAACGTTTAGCTAAGGTTTAATGCAGGTAAAAAATCGTCGGTGTCAAAAATTTCCAAAAGTCAAACTAATCAAACGCCAAGAAATGTGGACACTTACGGCTCAAGGGTGGGCGATTGCGATCGCTTTGATTGCTTATTTAATATTTTTCACTATTACTCATGTACACTCATTTCTCGCCGTAACTTCCCCAATCAAATCGGCACAAGCATTAATTGTTGAAGGATGGCTACCAGATTACGCTATAGAAGAAGCTTTGGCTGAATTTCAAAACGGTTCTTATTATCAAATAATTACTACTGGAGGCACATTAGGAAAAGGAAGTTATCTTACCGGATACAAGAACTTTGCAGAGGTGACAGCCGCCACCTTCATAAAACTTGGTTTAGAAACAGAAAAAGTGGTAGCTGTTCCGACACCTTTCGTGGTTAAGGATCGTAGTTATGCATCGGCTGCTGAATTTTATCGCTGGCTATCCAATTCAAATTTACAGATAGAATCAATTAATCTTTTTTCTTTGGATGTTCATACCCGTAGGAGTTGGCTAATTTTCAAAAAATTACTGAATCCTGATATCAAAGTTGGTGTGATTGCTGCCAAAACGCAAGATTACGATCCAGAGAAATGGTGGGCTTCTAGCGCAGGTGTGCGGACAATTATTGATGAAGCGATCGCTTATGTTTATGCACGCTTTTTGGACTGGAAAGCCTAATAGTGATAATTCGTAATTCGTAATTTGTAATTCGTAATTCGTAATTCCCCGACTTATTTGAGAAGTTGGGGGTCTTTGATTCCAGTTCCCTCCCCTTTGCAAGGGGAGGGTTAGGGTAGGGTAAAAACCAGATTCGTAAACTACTTCAGACTTGTGTGTACACCGTAGCCTTTTGAAGGGGGGTTAGAGGGGATCGAAAAGTGCCTAAAGTCACAGCGAAACACTTTTCAAACAAGCTTCTAGGTTGACATACTTACTTACTTACCCAGTATTTCTAATAATGCTTGTCGATAAATTTTTAGACCCTCTGCATTCAGATGGTCGCCATCACTGGTCAAATTTTCTTTAAGAACATTATTTTCATACAAGGGTGCTAGTCCTGCTGCTGCAACTGGCACTTTTTCTGTTTCAGCAACTTGATTAATCAGAACATTAATTTGTTCAACTCTAGAAAGTGGGGCTGCTACAGTTGGATCTGAGCTTGCTGCAACTGTTGAATAAAAAGCCGGAATGAGAAAAATCTCTTTATTTCCCATTGTTCGGACAAGTGCGATCGCCTCTTGGAGATTTTTGCTAAACAACTCATCACTAATTCCATACCAAGCATCATTTCCACCTATGGCAATAATAGCTTTTTCGCATTTCACCTTAGTAGGAATTAAACTTTTCAGTTGTTCCAATAAAGAGATTGTACTCAGACCATTTAACCCAAAATTAAAAGTACCACTCCCAAGGGTATTACCAAGTCCAGCCGAAATAGAATCGCCAAACAAGCAACCGGAAAATTGTTTATCTTGGGCTGCGAGTGTCTGATATTGCAGTGCAATTTTTCCTAAAGGTGAAGTACTTACATTGTCCTTTGGTGGTGCATCAGCAGAACTAGAAGAAGAGTTTGCCATGCCAACTAACCGGGAAATTTTTGACACGTCAACAACTAATTGATTACTGGGATAAGCTTCTAGAAAGCTGGTTATGCCTAGACCTTCTGGTGATTTTGATCCTAAAATCAGCGCAGATCGTAGTGCTTGTGTACTGGCTTGATCGCGACGAGCGATCGCACTAGAAGCAAAAGATAAAATTTGCTTGCCCATTCCTGTGTTGAGCAGCTTATCTAAAGCCACAATATCAAGAGACATTTTCACCTGAAGGGCATCTTGAAACTTCTGTTTCTCCTTAGCGCTTAGGTAATCTAGGAAAGATTGCAAATCGCTAGAAGCCTTTTGTGTCTTGTCATAGTTGCGTATATCTGCCACCGGGATCGATTGCTCAAACAATCCGTACCTGACAGTCACTTTTTCGGCTGCCAAACTAGGCAACAAACCAAGTCCACTATGCAGCAGTAAAAATATTAGGCATCCACATAGGCTTATTAGAAGACGATAGAAATATTTCATCACAAAATATAAAAATAGATAGTCAATAGTTAATAGTCAAGAGTCAAGGGTCAAAAGTCAAGTCGCTTCGCTCCAATTAAAAATTAAAAATTATTAATTAAAAATTGCAAGACGCTCTCTACG encodes:
- the aspS gene encoding aspartate--tRNA ligase encodes the protein MRTHYCGELRKEHIGETVTFYGWVDRRRDHGGVIFLDLRDRSGIVQIVSDPQRTPDSYEHANALRNEYVVEITGRVTQRPEESLNTRIPTGEVEIYADKIKLLNAVRKQLPFQVSVADTETVREDLRLKYRYLDLRRERMAQNLQLRHQIVKAMRRYLEDLEGFIEVETPILTRSTPEGARDYVLPSRVNPGEWYALPQSPQLFKQLLMVSGLDRYYQIARCFRDEDLRADRQPEFTQLDMEMSFMSQEEIIELNENLVCHIFKTVKGIELQRPFPRLTYAEGMERYGSDKPDTRYGLELADVSDIVKESGFKVFRDTVTNGGIVKILPIPNGNDVISNVRIKPGGDLFKEASEAGARGLAYIRVRDDGEIDTIGAIKDNLSEEQKQEILRRTGAKAGHLLLFGAGDAATVNKTLDRLRQAIAKEFGLIDPEKINLLWITDFPMFEWNADEKRLEALHHPFTAPHPDDLSDLKTARAQAYDLVLNGVEVGGGSLRIYQREIQQQVFEAIGLSPEEAQSKFGFLLEAFEYGTPPHGGIAYGLDRLVMLLAGEESIRDVIAFPKTQQARCLLTDAPSSVDAKQLKELHVASTYKPKS
- a CDS encoding GNAT family N-acetyltransferase translates to MEVFLANINHIESISVLFDRYRIFYNQPSNLEAAKKFLKERFQNNDSVIFAANDNGELVGFTQLYPSFSSVSMKRIWILNDLYVEESYRRKGIAKLLMSVAEKYAQESGAIRVILATQISNITAQKLYEARDYIKNEEFYHYALPLQ
- a CDS encoding SAM hydrolase/SAM-dependent halogenase family protein yields the protein MSNRQIDQQPPVTLLSDFGDRDVYVGIMKGVIAQINSRLRVVDLTHQIPPQDVAAARFSLMNAYPYFPVGTVHVAVVDPGVGSKRRAIAVEFAQGFLVGPDNGIFSGVLSQSPAIAAVELTNLNYWRTPQPSKTFHGRDIFASVGANLASGVSLKQLGKEIDPASLVKLDIDKCKQTTNGVAGCIQYIDHFGNLVSNIPESYVQGKTWCVQAAGLNIPGCETYSDVKVGEIIALVGSHGWVEIAINRGNAHSQLQINLQDALQVLFL
- a CDS encoding DUF2301 domain-containing membrane protein; the protein is MTTQTLSAPEVYQGQFGEFTITQSDRTGVIIYRAGLMVAALSFAIGSALILFNNNPTVFTILTPLYACFSLALGVSLFTIHIYMASLHRTLQVFWAIGTIASVILTISSSEPLALTVYNQPITLFGVGFIFVALTGIYFKEAFCFNRLETKILTPIVPLLLLGHLVGILPTQGESILLGIWATLFLVFALRKTVQEIPADIGDKSVFTYLKEQRLAKV
- a CDS encoding ElyC/SanA/YdcF family protein — protein: MQVKNRRCQKFPKVKLIKRQEMWTLTAQGWAIAIALIAYLIFFTITHVHSFLAVTSPIKSAQALIVEGWLPDYAIEEALAEFQNGSYYQIITTGGTLGKGSYLTGYKNFAEVTAATFIKLGLETEKVVAVPTPFVVKDRSYASAAEFYRWLSNSNLQIESINLFSLDVHTRRSWLIFKKLLNPDIKVGVIAAKTQDYDPEKWWASSAGVRTIIDEAIAYVYARFLDWKA
- a CDS encoding alpha/beta hydrolase, which translates into the protein MKYFYRLLISLCGCLIFLLLHSGLGLLPSLAAEKVTVRYGLFEQSIPVADIRNYDKTQKASSDLQSFLDYLSAKEKQKFQDALQVKMSLDIVALDKLLNTGMGKQILSFASSAIARRDQASTQALRSALILGSKSPEGLGITSFLEAYPSNQLVVDVSKISRLVGMANSSSSSADAPPKDNVSTSPLGKIALQYQTLAAQDKQFSGCLFGDSISAGLGNTLGSGTFNFGLNGLSTISLLEQLKSLIPTKVKCEKAIIAIGGNDAWYGISDELFSKNLQEAIALVRTMGNKEIFLIPAFYSTVAASSDPTVAAPLSRVEQINVLINQVAETEKVPVAAAGLAPLYENNVLKENLTSDGDHLNAEGLKIYRQALLEILGK